The Maniola hyperantus chromosome 27, iAphHyp1.2, whole genome shotgun sequence genome has a window encoding:
- the LOC117994607 gene encoding uncharacterized protein: MMALVNFSTLLYLFTISQYCVADVIRTPRQQGPASIFTTGNGEQCLGNDRSTGGVCLSRNQCNTQGGKALGFCGVFATCCSLNACDIRTNTKVAVFINPPLDKESSGLECSYNIEIANNNVCQMRIDFETFNLAPPTTVEPVENVTKRPGYMCKNDIFRVTNLHGNSESLPSLCGDNSGQHLYVRVNASINDRSVRLDFKLADRISQPNLPQATWKIKVTQLECFNTLGKYRDGILDAITAALPATPFTTTADRDEYLIAPPGCLQYYPDRSGFFESFNYNRGSGPYIANLQYATCFKRSSDVCGIKLTAASFDMAYHDDSNLYVDTDCKANPFVQGQPESEDYIFIPEAQTADGLRGSKFCGNSAANQIIASTPPGPLYVFFHSDNLVTKDVPEAGYRFTYNVLNNCYLK, encoded by the exons ATGATGGCGTTAGTGAATTTCAGCACGTTACTGTACCTGTTCACAATATCACAATACTGTGTAGCTGATGTCATTAGAA CGCCAAGGCAGCAAGGTCCAGCCAGCATATTCACGACAGGCAACGGCGAGCAATGTCTGGGCAATGACAGGTCCACGGGTGGAGTGTGTCTGTCCAGGAACCAGTGTAACACTCAAGGAGGGAAAGCACTCGGTTTCTGTGGAGTTTTTGCTACTTGCTGTTctt TAAACGCCTGCGACATAAGAACCAATACAAAAGTGGCAGTCTTCATCAACCCGCCTCTCGACAAGGAGTCCTCAGGTCTGGAGTGCTCGTACAACATCGAGATCGCTAACAACAACGTGTGTCAAATGAGGATTGACTTTGAAACCTTTAACCTCGCACCTCCTACCACG GTGGAACCAGTTGAAAACGTGACTAAGAGGCCAGGCTACATGTGCAAGAACGATATCTTCCGCGTCACAAATCTGCATGGGAACTCCGAGTCCCTGCCATCACTATGTGGAGATAACAGCGGCCAACACT TATACGTACGCGTGAACGCCAGTATTAACGATCGATCTGTGCGCCTGGACTTCAAGCTGGCTGATCGAATTTCGCAGCCAAACCTACCGCAGGCCACCTGGAAGATCAAAGTCACACAGCTTGAGTGCTTCAACACGCTGGG CAAATACCGGGACGGTATCCTGGATGCCATCACCGCGGCTCTTCCCGCTACGCCATTCACCACCACGGCTGACAGAGATGAATACTTAATAG CACCCCCCGGTTGTCTACAATACTACCCCGATCGCTCGGGTTTCTTCGAGTCATTCAACTACAACCGCGGCTCGGGGCCTTACATTGCCAACTTGCAGTATGCTACCTGCTTCAAAAGGTCATCCGACGTGTGTGGTATCAA GCTAACAGCAGCAAGTTTCGACATGGCTTACCACGATGATAGCAACCTATACGTGGACACGGACTGCAAGGCAAACCCCTTCGTCCAAGGCCAACCTGAGTCTGAGGACTACATATTCATCCCAGAAGCCCAGACTGCTGACGGGCTGAGAGGATCCAAGTTCTGTGGCAACAGCGCTGCCAACCAGATCATAGCTT CTACGCCCCCAGGACCTCTGTACGTGTTTTTCCACAGTGACAACTTAGTTACAAAGGACGTGCCAGAAGCAGGTTACCGCTTCACGTACAACGTGCTGAATAACTGCTACCTTAAGTAA